TCCCGTTATAATCTAAATCTTCAGCCTGCGAATCCGTACTTAAGCCGCTTCCCTCGCTCCGTGCCGCCGTCTTCCGTTTTCCGGCATCATTCTTTATCCCCATGATAATCCGCGCCGTAATCCGTCGCAAACCTCCCCGTCCCGGGAGCGGGAAAGGAAAGCGGGCCAGGAACCCAAGATTACCGTGGGGATTTCCCTCAACCACGATGGATGGAGCAAAGCAAGGCCATCGCCATGATTACTCCGTCCAAGCCTCGAAGTGACCGGTGAGCCGGTGAATCCCAACCCGACGTATGATTGGAAACATCGCTCTTGGAGGGCGTTACTCGAGTCGACGACCCTCTCCCCGGCCACAGTTGGAGAAATCAATAAACGCGGGTGCGCCTGGACCCCGGGGATAAGGCGTGCCCGGGGCGCTTCATGGGCGTATCCCGATCGGTCCACCTGATAGGTCACGGGAAACCGGTGGTCTTTTAGGTGGTGAGAAATCCGCGTGCCCCGGGAACTTTCGGGGGTTCAGGCGCGGATGGCGTCGTTAAGTTGGCGGGCGTAATCGACCAACTCCTCCATGGTGGGGAAATCCTCGCTGGCGAAGCAGAATTCCTCCGACCAGGGGTTGAGGCGCAGGGATTCCCGCTCCTCCTCGGAGAAGGTGCGCAGGAAGAGGTTATAGAGCTCGGTGCCCCGGAAGACCACCAGGGGGAAGAAGGTGGCTTCCCGGATGCCCTCCTCCCGCAGGATCTCCACCGTGCGTTCCAGGCTCTTCCGGCTCTCGCCCGGAAGGCCGGCGATAAAGGTCAGGATGGGAGTCAGCCCGTGTTCCCGGGCCGCCCGCGCCGCGGAGAGAATCTCCTCCCGCGTGGTGCGCTTCTTCACCACCTCCCGCAGGACGCGGTCATCGAAGGATTCCGCCCCCAGGGCCACGGTCCGGAAGTTGCTCTCCCGGAGGCCCCGCAGCACCTCCGGCGTTAGGGAATCAGCGCGGGTCTGGATGTGGTAGGCGTAGGGGACCTCCCGGACCGTCTCCAGCAGGGCCCGCAGGCGAGGGCGGTTAAGGGCGAAGGTGGCATCCCCGAAGTAGAAGGAGCGCTCCCCCTCCGTGAAATGCTCCCAGCAGTAATCGAGAACCTCCCGCACGTAAGCCGGGGAATGGAAGCGGGTGCGGCGCTTCCACACCGCGGGGTCCAAGCAGAAGGTGCATTGTTCGGGGCATCCCCGCGAGGTAAGAAAGCCGGCGCCGGGGATGTAATCGTCGAAGGGGTTCAGGGACTTGAGGAGGCGGTGGCGGTCGGCGATGCGGAATTCCCCGGAGACGGTGTAGATGTGGGGAAAGCGGTCCAGGTCGCGTTCCCTCTCCCGGTCCGGGTTATGGATGATCCTTCCATCTCCGTCCCGCCAGGTAAGGCCGTCGATGCGGGAAAAATCCCTCTCCCCCCGAAGCAAAGCCCGCAAAAGCTCCAGGGTGGTCCACTCTCCCTCTCCTCGGACCACGAAGTCCGCCGCCCCATCCTCCATGATCTCCTGAGAGTGCAGGGTGGCGTAGATGCCGCCGGTCACCAGGACAGCCTCGGGGAGCATCTCCCGCAGCCGGTGCAGCATCTCCCGGGCATGGAGCGCGATGTAGTAGATGGAGATGGGAAAGAGAACCACCCGGGGTTGGAGGTCTCGCAGGGAATCTTCCAAGTTCTTCCTCATGAGCGCCAGGGCCTCCTCCCCGCCCACGGGAGCGGTGGAGCGGAAGTCGTCGGGAAGACCCTCCTCCCGCTCCCGGAACCAGGATTCCTCCCGGAAGACGTCGGCTACCAGGTTGAGGACCCGCGGTTCCCAGCCATGCTTCTTGAGGAAGGCGGCGATGTACATGGCCCCGTATTCCGGGACCAGCAGGGCCTTGTTGCGGATAGCCGCATAGCGCACCTGCCAGAGGGGATGGGGCTTGGTCTCCAGGAGCCCGTACCCCCAGGCGTCGGAGATGATCACCGGGTTAAGGCTGTCTTTCTCCATGCGCAAAACTTGATTGGTTTACGCGGGGCGCGGTTCCCTTGCCGAGCAAGCCGGGCTCCCACCTTGGTTCTTTCCGTATCTTCAAACCTTCCGGAGGGATATGTCAAACTGCATCGCTTCTCTTCCATCCTTTTCCCTCTCCATACGGAGTTAATAATAAACCAGTTTCCCGAGCGGCACCAAATGGCCGAACGCCAGCAATTTGAGCGGCGCACGAGCGCCTTACCGTCACCGCCCGGTGCCCTTTCAAGTCGTGAAATACGTAAAAAATCGACCTTTGCCACCTCACGGAATACCAGGTACCAGGAATTGAGTTGACGGCGCCGTGCCTGGTCGGCGCGACCGAAAGGCCTCGGAGCGAGCCTTGCGCCCGGGGGAGCGACGGGCATGACACCTAGCCGCTACGGCCAAGATCAGGGCCAAGGTGTCACCCTCAGCCCAGGATGCGCTCCACGCAGAGGATGGCCGAGCGAGCCGCCCCCTCGATGGCCAGGCCACGTCCCAGGTAGGTGTCCCCGGCGAAGTAGAGGCCGTACACGCCCGGGGCCTGAACGTCAGGCTTGAAATCCCCGGTGAGCCCCGGCTTGCGGGCCAGGCCGTCGCAACCCGCGGTGTAATAGGGGATGGCGAACTCCACCTCCCCGTCCTCGAAGCGGTACATCTCCTTGACGTCCTCCCAGTGGGCCTCCAGCAGGCGGTCCCGGCTGAACTTGTCCTCCACTTCCTCCGGCTCCACCACGTTGTCGGTGACCAGGAGGTAGCGGTCGGGCGGGGCCACGCCGGGGTCGAAGGCGGTGGGAGCGAAGGCCTGGAAGGGAAGCCCGGTGCGCGGGGAACGCAGGGCGGACATGAAAACCGTGCGCTCGTAAAGCGGTCTGCGGGTGGCGATGATGTAACCCAAAAGGCCGGTGCGCTCCCCGCGGATGTCCTCGATACGCTTCAGCCACCAGGAGGGAAGCGGGGAGTAGCGCCGGTCGAAGTCCAGGACTTTGTCCAGGTGCCAGATGGGAAGGGCCAGCACCACCAGGGGGGCGGTGACCAGGTCGGTGGAGGGGACGCGCCATTCCCGGGCGATGGGGCTTCCACCCTCCCGGGCCACCTTCACCCCGATTACCTTGCGCCCCTCGAAGACCACCATCTCCACCCTGCGGCCCAGCTCCAGCCGGCCTCCCATTTCCTGGAAGGCAACCGCCAGGGGGTTGATTATCCCACCCATGCCTCCCCGGGGATAGGCGGCGATGAGCACCGCGCGTCCCTTGCGCAGGGCTTCCCGGGCGATGTACAGGCACTCCCCCGCGGACTGCTCGCGGGTGTCGGGAATGGTGGTCATGATCATGCTCATGTTCTCCCACACCTCGCGCAGGCTGCCGGAGATGCCCTTCTCGTCCAGCCACTGGTCGAAGGAGCGGTTGTCCCAGGCCCGGAAGTCTTCCTCCTCCATGGCCGCCACCCCCTTCATGACCTCGATGAAGAGGGCCTTCTCCTCGTCCGTGAGGCGGATGAAGGACTGCATGTCCCGCCACTCCCCGTCCTGGTAGAGGTCCAGGGTGGTGGAAAAGGAGGCCCACTCGAACTCCACCCCCACCCTGGTCCCCAGCTGGTGGCAGTACCCCTTGTCCCCCATCTCGATGAGGTGCAGGCCGGTGTCCACCCGGTAGCCTCCCGGCAGGTCGTAGGACTGCATGCGGCCTCCCGGCCGGGGATACGTCTCCAAAAGGAGGGTCCTCTTCCCCGCCTGCTGCAGCTGGGTGGCCACCCCCAGCCCAGCGATACCCGCACCCACCACGATGGCGTCGTAGTCGCTCATTCCACTCCCTCCCTTTCAACACCTCCCCCTCCCGGAATGGCGTAACTCCCGTAAGGGCGATCGATGGTCCTCGGCCGCCGCTTTTGCGGCACATGCTCATCCTCCGGCCATGCGAGAAAGGAGGAATATCTCGTCCCCGTCGCGCAAGGGGGTGTCCGCGCCGGAAGAGGGCTCCCCCTTGCGCATGGCCACGATGAGGGGATGAAACCTCTCGTTCTCCGCGTCCCACATCTGGGCCGGCATGCGCGAGGCGTATTCCCTTCCCACCATCTTCAGCAGGTCTCCCAGGCGGGAACCCTCCGGCAGCTCGAATTCCTTTTCCTTGTCACCCAGGTGATGCCGTATCAAGCCCGTGAAACGCACCCTCACCCGCATCGGCATTCCCCCAATAACTCGACCTTCCGGCCAAATAGGCCTAGCCGAGCTGTTTTCCGATCCCGCGTCAGCTCTTCAATAAATTAACCCGTGGGGTCTTTCTCTTCCAAGTCTTTCCTTGCACATCGAAGGTTAAGGGGGCCGGGGATGACTGCCGGCCTCGCGTGGTTACCTCCCCTTCAGAGCTTGCCCAGGAGGAGGCGGCTGATGATCAGCTTCTGGATCTCCGAGGTGCCCGCCCCGATGGTCCCCAGCTTGGCGTCCCGCAGAGTCCTCTCCACCGGGTACTCGCGGATGTACCCGTAGCCGCCGAAGATCTGCACCGCCTCGCTGGCCACCCGGAAGGCGGCCTCGGTGACGAAGAGCTTGCACACGCAGGCCTCCATCATGGCCGGGATGCCCTGGTCCTTCATCCAGGCCACCCGGTAGACAAGCAGCCGCGCGGCGTCCAGCAGGCACTTCATCTCGGCTATCTTGAAGGCCACCGCCTGGAACTTGCCGATGGGCTTCCCGAACTGCTTGCGTTCCCGGGCGTATTCCACGCAGCGCTCGATGTTGGCCTCCATGCCTCCCACCGCCGGGGCCACCATGATGGCGCGCTCCCATTCCAGGGTGGCCTTGCCCACTCCATAGAAGCCTTCGCCTTCGGCCCCCAGGAGGTTCTCCGCCGGGACGCGGCAGTCGGTGAAGACCAGCTCGGCGGTGGGGGAGGTGCGGTTGCCCATCTTGTCCAGCTCCTTGCTCACCTCGAAACCGCCGAACTCCTTCTCCACAATGAAGGCGCTGATGCCCGCGCCGCCCTTCTCCTTGTCCGTCACCGCCATAACGATGCACAGGTCGGCAATAGGGCCGTTGGTGATGAACATCTTAGTTCCGTTGATGACGTAGTAGTCGCCGTCGCGCACCGCGGTGGTCTTAATGGAGGCGGCATCGGAGCCGGCGTCGGGCTCGGTAAGCCCAAAGCAGCTTATCTTCTCCCCGCTGCAGATGGACGGGAGGTACTTCTTCTTCTGCTCCTCCGTCCCCATCACCCATATGGGCACGGCCCCGATTATGGTGTGGGCGCCCCAGGAGAGGGACATCCCGGCGTCGCCGCCCCCGGCCCCGAAGGCGTCCATGGCGATGGCCGTGTCCAGGGCGCCGGCGCCGGAGCCGCCGTACTCCTCAGGGAAGGGCAGGCCGAGCAGGCCCATGTCTGCCATTTTCTTCCATCCCTCCCAGAAGAATTCCCCCTTGCGGTCGTATTCCTCGGTGTAGGGGGCGATCTCCTTGGCGGCGAATTCCTTGACCTCCTTGAAGAAGGCCTTCTGTTCCGGAGAGAGCTCGAAGTCCATCCTCTACCTCCTTTTTCCTCATCCGTTGCTCTCTTGCGAGGCCCTCCCTCTTACCTCTCATGACGGGGGCGGCGGAGGTTCGCCGGTCCGGGAGGACCCTGCGGGCCCCCGTCGCCGGCCGCCTAATATACTAACATCACTTCCGGCCGGGTTCATCACCCCGTCCTCAGCGCCCCAGCAGGGAACGGGCCATGACGATGCGCTGGATCTGGTTGGTCCCGTCCCAGATCTGGTTTATCTTGGCGTCCCGCATGAGCTTCTCCACCGGGTAATCGCGCATGTAGCCGTAGCCGCCGAAGACCTGCACCACGTCGGTGGTCACCCGCATGGCCATGTCCGAGCAGAAGGTCTTGGCCATGGCCGCCTCCCGGGTGAAGGGCATCCCCTGCGTCTCCAGCCAGGCGGCCTTGTAGTACATGAGCCTGCCCGCCTCGATGTCCATGTCCATGTCCGCCAGCATGAACTGGATGGCCTGGTTCTCGATGATGGGGCGTCCGAACTGCACCCGCTGCCGGGCGTAATCCACCGCCGCTTCCAGGGCGGCCCGGGCGATGCCCACCGAGTTGGAGGCCACGGACACGCGGGCCTTGTCCAGGGTGATCATGGCGATCTTGAAGCCCTGTCCCTCCTCTCCCAGGCGATCCTCCACCGGCACCCGGCAGTCGGAGAGGATGACCTCCGAGGTCACCGAGGCGCGCACCCCCATCTTGCGCTCCTTCTTGCCCCCGGAGAGACCTGGCGTCCCCTTGGGCACCAGGAAGCAGGAGAGGCCCCG
The genomic region above belongs to Actinomycetota bacterium and contains:
- a CDS encoding radical SAM protein yields the protein MEKDSLNPVIISDAWGYGLLETKPHPLWQVRYAAIRNKALLVPEYGAMYIAAFLKKHGWEPRVLNLVADVFREESWFREREEGLPDDFRSTAPVGGEEALALMRKNLEDSLRDLQPRVVLFPISIYYIALHAREMLHRLREMLPEAVLVTGGIYATLHSQEIMEDGAADFVVRGEGEWTTLELLRALLRGERDFSRIDGLTWRDGDGRIIHNPDRERERDLDRFPHIYTVSGEFRIADRHRLLKSLNPFDDYIPGAGFLTSRGCPEQCTFCLDPAVWKRRTRFHSPAYVREVLDYCWEHFTEGERSFYFGDATFALNRPRLRALLETVREVPYAYHIQTRADSLTPEVLRGLRESNFRTVALGAESFDDRVLREVVKKRTTREEILSAARAAREHGLTPILTFIAGLPGESRKSLERTVEILREEGIREATFFPLVVFRGTELYNLFLRTFSEEERESLRLNPWSEEFCFASEDFPTMEELVDYARQLNDAIRA
- a CDS encoding FAD-dependent oxidoreductase, producing MSDYDAIVVGAGIAGLGVATQLQQAGKRTLLLETYPRPGGRMQSYDLPGGYRVDTGLHLIEMGDKGYCHQLGTRVGVEFEWASFSTTLDLYQDGEWRDMQSFIRLTDEEKALFIEVMKGVAAMEEEDFRAWDNRSFDQWLDEKGISGSLREVWENMSMIMTTIPDTREQSAGECLYIAREALRKGRAVLIAAYPRGGMGGIINPLAVAFQEMGGRLELGRRVEMVVFEGRKVIGVKVAREGGSPIAREWRVPSTDLVTAPLVVLALPIWHLDKVLDFDRRYSPLPSWWLKRIEDIRGERTGLLGYIIATRRPLYERTVFMSALRSPRTGLPFQAFAPTAFDPGVAPPDRYLLVTDNVVEPEEVEDKFSRDRLLEAHWEDVKEMYRFEDGEVEFAIPYYTAGCDGLARKPGLTGDFKPDVQAPGVYGLYFAGDTYLGRGLAIEGAARSAILCVERILG
- a CDS encoding MoaD/ThiS family protein, whose product is MRVRVRFTGLIRHHLGDKEKEFELPEGSRLGDLLKMVGREYASRMPAQMWDAENERFHPLIVAMRKGEPSSGADTPLRDGDEIFLLSRMAGG
- a CDS encoding acyl-CoA dehydrogenase family protein, producing MDFELSPEQKAFFKEVKEFAAKEIAPYTEEYDRKGEFFWEGWKKMADMGLLGLPFPEEYGGSGAGALDTAIAMDAFGAGGGDAGMSLSWGAHTIIGAVPIWVMGTEEQKKKYLPSICSGEKISCFGLTEPDAGSDAASIKTTAVRDGDYYVINGTKMFITNGPIADLCIVMAVTDKEKGGAGISAFIVEKEFGGFEVSKELDKMGNRTSPTAELVFTDCRVPAENLLGAEGEGFYGVGKATLEWERAIMVAPAVGGMEANIERCVEYARERKQFGKPIGKFQAVAFKIAEMKCLLDAARLLVYRVAWMKDQGIPAMMEACVCKLFVTEAAFRVASEAVQIFGGYGYIREYPVERTLRDAKLGTIGAGTSEIQKLIISRLLLGKL
- a CDS encoding acyl-CoA dehydrogenase family protein, which codes for MSFQLTEEQEAVRKVAHEFAEREIRPVAAEYDEREEYPEWFVEKAFRAGLTYTYVPEEYGGQGMDFLTACIVNEELAWGCCGFATILGANNLGVTPLLVAGSEEQKRKYLTDLTSRPSLAAMALTEPEAGSDAGAVKSTAVRDGDYYVINGSKCFISNGGIADLHTVYASTDPSRGTRGLSCFLVPKGTPGLSGGKKERKMGVRASVTSEVILSDCRVPVEDRLGEEGQGFKIAMITLDKARVSVASNSVGIARAALEAAVDYARQRVQFGRPIIENQAIQFMLADMDMDIEAGRLMYYKAAWLETQGMPFTREAAMAKTFCSDMAMRVTTDVVQVFGGYGYMRDYPVEKLMRDAKINQIWDGTNQIQRIVMARSLLGR